The genomic stretch CTGCTGTACCGTAGCAACTCATCAAGCGCGAAGTCTCCCTCGCTCGTCGACTGTCGAAGGATCTCGCCCATAAGGTCGTTTATCTCCATGCAAATCTTCAGGTACGGTATTTTGTAGATTATATGCCGGAAAGGGGATTTTTACCCCCTATCACAATATATCACATCAGTATGCTATTATTAATACCTTGTGATAATGGAATTGAGATTCTAACAGATATCCTTGAGAAAGAAGCGTATCCGGAAGATAGAAGGAGACCGTTTGCGCTCAGCCGCCTTCGAAGGATTTTCGGCCATGGAGGAAGTTGCAACCAGAGATCCGGAACCTTCAGGCTGCCCGACCGGCGAGGAGTGGCCGTATCATGCCAAATCCAGCCGGAAAAAGCATCGAAACGGCAGCGATCCCCTGCAAAGAAAGATCGCCAGAAATAAGAGATAACAGGTGAATAAGGTACCTGCCCATGATTCTTCCGCTCGTGGTAAGTGTTCCCCTTATGATTGCAGCGGCTGCAATAGGGGTTACGCTCATATATGCGTCCATCCTGGACGCGAAGGAGCGGCGGGTGCCCCACAAGACCTGGCGTCCCGCACTCGCGATCGCGATCCCGGCGGCCGTCTGGGTGTACGGGCTGGCCGTCCTCGCGGACTGGCGGACGGCGGCGGCGTACCTCATCATGGTCGCGATCTTCTGCGGGTTTTTTTACCTCTTCCAGGCGGTAAACCTCTTCGGGGGGGCGGATGCATACGCCCTCATCATCATCACCGCTTGCATCCCGTTCTACCCGCTCGAACCGTACTTCGGCGCATCGCCTCTCGGGTTCTTTCCGTTCAGCGTGCTGACGAACGCCGTGCTCATCAATATCGCGGCACCCGTCGCAATACTCGCGAAGAACATCCTGGAGGGAAACCGGGCCCCGCTGCCCTGCCTCTTCCTCGGCTTCCCGGTCGATGGAAAGGGCATCCAGAACGAGTTCGGTTTTGTGATGGAAGAGATCGAGGAGGGGGAGGACGGCAGACTGGTCAGGCGGTTCGTCGGGTTTACGGAATCGCTCGGGCGCATCGTGCGGGGGGAGCGGCGGCTATACACAAAAGATCTCAGGCTGCACCCCGAAGACTACCAGCGGGAACTTGCCCTCTACCGGAAGGCCGGCAGGGTCTGGATATCCTACGGCATTCCATTCATCATACCTATCGCGGCGGGGTTTCTGACCGCACTGTTCATGGGAGATATTCTCTATGTAATCATGAAGGCAATC from Methanoculleus chikugoensis encodes the following:
- a CDS encoding A24 family peptidase C-terminal domain-containing protein; translated protein: MILPLVVSVPLMIAAAAIGVTLIYASILDAKERRVPHKTWRPALAIAIPAAVWVYGLAVLADWRTAAAYLIMVAIFCGFFYLFQAVNLFGGADAYALIIITACIPFYPLEPYFGASPLGFFPFSVLTNAVLINIAAPVAILAKNILEGNRAPLPCLFLGFPVDGKGIQNEFGFVMEEIEEGEDGRLVRRFVGFTESLGRIVRGERRLYTKDLRLHPEDYQRELALYRKAGRVWISYGIPFIIPIAAGFLTALFMGDILYVIMKAIAGM